One part of the Longimicrobiales bacterium genome encodes these proteins:
- a CDS encoding BtpA/SgcQ family protein, whose translation MSDLWSDARVVIGMVHLGPLLGAPGWGGSMASVLDRACNDAQKLSLAGFDALVVENYSDSPFLRGPLPAETIASLCAAVSALGAAVKIPVGVNALRNDARAALGIAVATGAAFIRVNVHTGSMWTDQGLVEEAAGETLRIRAALDADVAILADVQVKHATPPVGASLAEASSDAWERGLADGLIVSGRGTGQTTDHTHLNEVHQTVPAAPLFAGSGVTADNVGRTLEVATGVIVGSSIMCDGMAGHGVDTERASAFMRAVRGCGLPQFS comes from the coding sequence GTGAGCGACCTTTGGTCGGACGCTAGAGTGGTCATTGGGATGGTCCACCTCGGTCCTCTCCTCGGTGCGCCCGGATGGGGTGGATCGATGGCTTCCGTTCTGGATCGAGCGTGCAACGATGCGCAGAAACTGAGCTTAGCAGGCTTTGATGCTCTGGTCGTGGAAAACTACTCCGACAGCCCGTTCCTGCGCGGGCCCCTGCCCGCCGAAACGATCGCAAGCCTGTGCGCAGCCGTGTCCGCCTTAGGAGCGGCAGTCAAAATCCCGGTAGGTGTGAACGCTCTGCGGAACGACGCTCGTGCGGCACTCGGAATCGCAGTCGCAACCGGCGCAGCCTTCATCCGGGTGAATGTGCATACCGGATCGATGTGGACCGACCAGGGCCTAGTCGAGGAGGCTGCGGGCGAAACACTTCGAATTCGGGCTGCGCTCGATGCAGACGTAGCGATCCTCGCCGACGTCCAGGTGAAACACGCGACACCTCCGGTGGGTGCGAGCCTGGCGGAGGCGTCGTCGGATGCCTGGGAACGGGGCCTGGCGGACGGACTGATCGTATCGGGTCGAGGCACCGGCCAAACAACCGATCACACCCATCTCAACGAGGTCCACCAGACCGTGCCCGCGGCCCCTCTCTTCGCGGGCTCTGGGGTCACCGCGGACAACGTAGGTCGCACGCTCGAGGTCGCCACAGGTGTCATCGTCGGAAGTTCAATCATGTGCGACGGGATGGCTGGGCACGGAGTCGACACGGAGCGTGCCTCGGCGTTCATGCGCGCGGTGAGAGGCTGCGGACTACCCCAGTTCTCGTGA
- the dinB gene encoding DNA polymerase IV yields MVDQPRERRILLVDCDAFFVQVARLEDPDGAGKASLLIVGGSATGRGVVTSASYEARAFGVRSAMPTSHALRLCPNATVVGVPRGSITRRSREVRDALHKVAPVVQAASVDEFYLDLTGTERLFGAETLEDTAWRIRDSVLERTGISVSVGGGTRRIIAKLAATPAKPAGVHIVAPGWEQAFLNTLNLADLPGIGPTFVKTLQEKGLIRVVDAVEVQLDWLQRMFGERRGNWLYHRVRGVDNSAVDPAERRKSISSERTFFEDLVKDDDLERRLIELTTSVGATLRQKGLRTRTITVKLRDHDFKTRQHSLTVSEPIESNAAIHDVSRGLLRELRAQRRAAARLLGVGLSGLVAAAESHQLALFDKVVTGESDRDRSVSLAVDQLADRFGYGAVIPGRMVDAAPCRKNRVDGQDDNDKDGG; encoded by the coding sequence GTGGTCGATCAACCCCGAGAACGAAGAATTCTGCTCGTCGATTGTGACGCGTTCTTCGTGCAGGTCGCACGCCTCGAGGACCCCGATGGGGCCGGAAAGGCGTCCCTGCTCATCGTCGGTGGATCTGCCACGGGACGAGGAGTCGTCACGTCGGCTTCCTATGAGGCACGCGCGTTCGGAGTCCGGTCCGCGATGCCTACCTCGCACGCGTTGCGGCTCTGTCCGAATGCTACCGTCGTGGGTGTGCCCCGAGGTTCCATAACCCGCCGTAGTCGTGAGGTACGCGATGCGCTCCATAAGGTGGCACCAGTTGTTCAGGCGGCATCTGTCGATGAGTTCTATCTGGACCTGACCGGCACGGAACGACTCTTTGGTGCCGAGACGCTAGAAGACACGGCATGGAGGATCCGCGACTCGGTTCTCGAACGAACTGGGATCTCGGTATCCGTCGGCGGCGGGACACGGCGGATCATAGCAAAGCTTGCCGCGACGCCGGCGAAACCAGCCGGCGTGCATATCGTCGCCCCAGGCTGGGAGCAGGCCTTCCTCAACACGCTCAATCTCGCAGACCTTCCGGGCATTGGCCCCACGTTCGTGAAGACTCTGCAAGAGAAAGGACTCATCCGGGTGGTGGACGCCGTGGAGGTCCAGCTCGACTGGCTCCAGCGGATGTTTGGCGAGCGACGAGGCAACTGGTTATACCATCGAGTGCGGGGCGTCGACAACAGTGCCGTCGACCCGGCGGAGCGGCGAAAGTCGATTTCGTCAGAACGCACATTCTTCGAAGATCTGGTCAAAGACGACGACCTCGAGCGGCGGCTCATCGAGCTTACCACTTCGGTCGGCGCGACTCTTCGCCAGAAGGGACTCCGGACTCGAACGATCACGGTCAAATTGCGTGACCACGACTTCAAGACACGACAACACAGTCTCACGGTGAGTGAGCCTATTGAATCGAACGCCGCGATCCATGACGTCTCGCGGGGTCTCCTGCGCGAACTCCGTGCCCAACGGCGGGCCGCTGCACGGTTGCTGGGCGTCGGCCTGAGCGGGCTCGTCGCTGCCGCAGAGAGTCACCAACTCGCGCTCTTCGACAAAGTCGTCACTGGGGAATCCGATCGTGACCGCAGTGTATCACTAGCTGTGGACCAGCTTGCGGATCGATTCGGCTACGGGGCGGTCATCCCGGGTCGGATGGTGGACGCGGCTCCGTGCCGAAAGAACCGTGTCGACGGACAGGACGACAACGACAAGGATGGAGGATGA
- a CDS encoding superoxide dismutase has translation MAYPFDLPDLGYAHDALEPHIDARTMEIHHGKHHAGYTSKLNGALEGHVDFHGKSAIELVSDLASLPDSIRGGVRNNGGGYINHALFWDVMTPGGASAPSGSLGAAIDATFESLDAFKAQFQAAAGGQFGSGWGWLVVDGSGDLAVTATANQDNPYMTRMTPILGVDVWEHAYYLSYQNRRPDYLAAFWNVVNWDKVAERYAAATAE, from the coding sequence ATGGCCTATCCCTTTGATCTTCCTGATCTCGGCTACGCGCACGATGCGCTCGAGCCCCACATCGATGCGCGCACGATGGAGATCCACCACGGCAAGCACCACGCCGGATACACCAGCAAACTGAACGGAGCACTCGAGGGGCACGTCGATTTTCACGGCAAATCTGCCATCGAACTTGTCTCTGACCTTGCTTCGCTTCCTGACTCGATCCGCGGTGGTGTTCGCAACAATGGCGGCGGCTACATCAATCACGCACTCTTTTGGGATGTCATGACGCCCGGTGGCGCTAGTGCGCCGAGTGGTTCCCTGGGTGCCGCCATCGATGCAACGTTCGAGTCGCTCGATGCCTTCAAGGCGCAGTTTCAGGCGGCTGCCGGGGGGCAGTTTGGCTCGGGCTGGGGATGGCTGGTGGTTGATGGTTCCGGAGACCTCGCCGTGACCGCGACGGCCAACCAGGACAATCCTTACATGACTCGGATGACTCCAATTTTGGGAGTCGATGTCTGGGAACATGCGTACTATCTGAGCTACCAGAACCGCCGCCCCGACTATCTCGCGGCCTTCTGGAACGTCGTGAACTGGGACAAAGTCGCCGAGCGCTATGCGGCTGCGACCGCGGAGTGA
- a CDS encoding DUF5715 family protein has translation MFLPNSSRARFLFAFFACGLVASAEGADAQSLRGSTSSMDRQVQMASVHDYTYIETPDRVRFFADRGWIVPIKAGRNHSLHAVSFPYARPEVQVFIERLSRQYRNACDEQLVVTSLTRPQNRQPRNASDRTVHPTGMALDLRSSWDRNCRDWLEGVLLSLERGGILEATLERNPRHYHVALFPQPYASYVASLEARGLSAPENTEYLVRSGDSLWKIARQHGVSVDEIRDVNGFRNDRIFPGQLIEVPPEN, from the coding sequence ATGTTCCTCCCAAATTCCTCCCGTGCTCGCTTTCTGTTCGCGTTTTTCGCGTGTGGCCTCGTTGCGTCGGCAGAGGGAGCGGACGCTCAGAGTCTGAGGGGTTCCACGTCGTCCATGGACCGGCAGGTTCAGATGGCGAGCGTGCACGACTACACCTATATCGAAACGCCCGACCGCGTCCGTTTCTTTGCCGACCGGGGCTGGATCGTTCCGATCAAGGCTGGTCGAAATCATTCGCTCCACGCCGTCTCGTTCCCGTATGCCCGACCTGAGGTTCAGGTCTTCATCGAGCGATTGAGTCGCCAGTATCGCAATGCATGTGATGAGCAACTGGTCGTCACGAGTCTGACGCGTCCGCAAAATCGGCAGCCGCGAAACGCGTCTGATCGGACCGTTCACCCAACTGGTATGGCTCTCGATCTTCGCTCTAGCTGGGATCGTAATTGTCGGGACTGGCTGGAGGGTGTTTTGCTCAGCCTTGAGCGCGGTGGCATTCTCGAGGCCACCCTTGAGCGGAACCCGCGCCATTACCACGTGGCCCTGTTTCCGCAACCGTATGCCTCCTACGTGGCGAGCTTGGAAGCTCGAGGGCTCAGCGCGCCAGAGAATACCGAGTATCTAGTCCGCAGTGGCGATTCTTTGTGGAAGATTGCGCGCCAGCACGGGGTGTCCGTGGACGAAATCCGTGACGTAAATGGATTTCGAAATGATCGGATTTTCCCTGGCCAGCTGATTGAAGTCCCACCCGAGAACTGA
- a CDS encoding flavin reductase family protein: protein MPTRGVTARLEEVAASDFLDPSQITAKERYELMTSIVAPRPIGWLSTWGESGIPNLAPFSYFGALSVSPMLVGVSIGERRDGLKDTLLNIRHRGAFCANLVSASLLVPMNESSLTAEPDVDEFVVSGLHSASSNLVDAPFVSECPAVFECVVQQEVDLQGAPNALIIGEVVGVRLSPDLDFEDGSRRVRPETLRPVGRLGGSAYSVVDVVQRLKRPDHR, encoded by the coding sequence ATGCCCACTCGGGGAGTTACTGCCAGGTTGGAAGAGGTGGCCGCTTCGGATTTCCTCGATCCGAGCCAGATTACCGCGAAAGAGCGCTATGAACTCATGACCTCGATCGTCGCTCCCCGGCCGATCGGCTGGCTCTCGACTTGGGGTGAGTCCGGGATCCCGAACCTCGCGCCCTTCAGCTATTTCGGGGCGCTGTCCGTGTCACCCATGCTGGTCGGGGTGTCGATCGGGGAACGGCGGGATGGCCTGAAGGACACACTGTTGAACATTCGCCATCGGGGCGCCTTTTGCGCCAACTTGGTCTCTGCGTCGCTCCTCGTGCCCATGAATGAGTCGTCCCTGACGGCCGAGCCGGACGTGGACGAATTTGTTGTGTCTGGACTTCACTCCGCGTCGTCGAACCTCGTGGACGCCCCCTTCGTCTCGGAATGTCCCGCTGTCTTCGAGTGCGTCGTTCAGCAGGAAGTGGACCTCCAGGGTGCGCCGAATGCATTGATCATCGGCGAGGTGGTGGGCGTTCGACTTTCCCCAGACCTCGATTTCGAAGATGGGAGCCGGCGAGTTCGCCCCGAAACGCTGCGCCCCGTCGGCCGACTCGGTGGGTCCGCCTATAGTGTGGTTGATGTTGTGCAGCGCCTGAAGAGGCCCGATCACCGCTGA
- a CDS encoding glycosyltransferase family 2 protein: MIMSGFPRSDSSAQDDLAWDRVRLSIVIPVYNEVSTVERLLRRVREVPLWLEVIVVDDGSGDGTKDILLQFEGTLIDTLVMHEKNEGKGAALRTGFAHATGDVVVVQDADMEYDPRELPMLLQPILEGKADAVYGSRFLGGPHRVLLFWHSIGNRVLTILSNMATDLNLTDMETCYKMIRRELLHTLPLSANRFGIEPELTARLAQAGARIYELPISYDGRSYDEGKKVGWQDGVSALWCIFKYNVIGPRAKRWAAPEVPLWNTPERLSSVSDGG; encoded by the coding sequence ATGATCATGTCAGGTTTCCCTCGGTCTGATTCGTCTGCGCAGGACGATCTCGCGTGGGATCGCGTCCGCCTGTCCATCGTGATTCCCGTGTACAACGAAGTGAGCACTGTGGAGCGCTTGCTGCGCCGTGTACGTGAGGTGCCACTATGGCTTGAGGTGATCGTGGTCGACGACGGGTCTGGCGATGGCACGAAGGACATCCTTCTACAATTCGAAGGCACCCTCATCGATACGCTGGTCATGCACGAGAAGAACGAGGGAAAGGGGGCTGCGCTCCGCACGGGCTTTGCGCACGCCACAGGGGACGTAGTCGTGGTACAGGATGCAGACATGGAGTACGACCCACGGGAGCTCCCGATGCTGCTTCAGCCTATTCTGGAGGGGAAAGCGGACGCTGTGTACGGGTCGAGATTCCTCGGAGGACCACATCGTGTGCTGCTCTTCTGGCATTCGATCGGGAATCGCGTTCTCACGATCCTCTCCAACATGGCGACTGATCTGAATCTGACGGACATGGAGACATGCTACAAAATGATTCGTCGAGAGCTGCTCCATACGCTTCCGCTCAGCGCGAACCGCTTCGGCATCGAACCAGAGCTTACGGCTCGGCTCGCTCAGGCCGGCGCCCGGATCTATGAGCTCCCGATCAGTTACGACGGTCGCTCTTATGACGAAGGGAAGAAGGTTGGCTGGCAGGATGGTGTTTCCGCTCTCTGGTGCATTTTCAAATACAACGTGATTGGCCCACGGGCTAAGCGCTGGGCTGCACCTGAGGTACCGCTCTGGAATACCCCCGAGCGCCTATCATCGGTAAGCGACGGAGGCTGA
- a CDS encoding prepilin-type N-terminal cleavage/methylation domain-containing protein, with protein sequence MQRKGGFTLIELLIVVVIILIVAAITIPKLSAIREKAYFAAMKSDLKNLASQQEIYYSDSYSYTTSTASLAFTNSDGVTVTIAATSSGWAATARHAKLLPTEGCSIYYGSAAAFTTPATPIAPGEIACTLPPG encoded by the coding sequence ATGCAGAGAAAAGGGGGGTTTACCCTCATTGAGCTGCTCATTGTGGTCGTGATCATTCTGATTGTGGCGGCTATCACCATTCCGAAGCTCAGCGCGATCCGGGAGAAGGCTTACTTCGCGGCCATGAAGTCCGATCTCAAGAACCTGGCCAGCCAGCAGGAGATCTACTATTCGGACTCATACTCGTACACGACTAGCACAGCTAGCCTCGCCTTCACGAACTCTGATGGCGTTACCGTGACGATTGCCGCTACCTCGTCAGGTTGGGCCGCTACGGCGCGGCATGCTAAGCTTCTTCCCACCGAGGGTTGCTCCATCTACTACGGTTCGGCCGCAGCGTTTACGACTCCCGCCACTCCCATCGCACCCGGTGAAATAGCGTGCACCTTGCCTCCGGGTTAA